Part of the Georgenia sp. TF02-10 genome, GGGTCCGGGTGCCCAGGCCGGCGCCGGCGTCGTCGCCGGGCAGGGCCTCGACAACGACGGCGCCCGGACCGGTCCCGACGGCGCCCGGCCGCCCGCCGTCGGCCGGGTCGGCGCCCACCGCGGCGGCGACGTCGGCCGCCACCTGCTCCCCGCCGATGCGCCGGAGGGTGTCGGCGAGGACGCGGGCCTTCCAGGCCCGCTGGGCGGGCAGGGCGACGTGGCCGAGCTCCCCGCCGCCGACCCCGCCCGGGCCGGCGTCCGGCCAGACCGTGGGCACCCGGTCCGCCGAGGGGGTGAGGACCTCCACCGCGTCGGCCCGCCAGAACCGCGAGCACTGCTCGGTCACGGCGAGGCGGACCCGCTCCCCGGGCAGGGCGTGCCGGACGAACACCACGCGCCCCTCCAGCCGGGCGACGCAGTGCCCGCCGTGCGCCGGCGGGCCGACGGTCACCACGCTCATGCGCGCCGGTCCTCGAACAGCGGCTCCACGGCGTGGAGCTGGTAGGGCACCGACGCCATGACCACGCCCGGGGTGAAGAGCAGCCGGCCCTGCAGCCGCAGGGCGCTCTGGTTGTGCAGCACCTGCTCCCACCAGTGGTTGACCACGTACTGCGGGACGAAGACGACGACGAGGTCGCGCGGGGAGGCCCGCCGCACCGACCGCACGTAGTCCACTACCGGGCGGGTGATCTCCCGGAACGGGGAGTCCAGGACGGTCAGCGGTATCGGCAGGTCCGCCTCCTCCCAGGCCGCGCGCAGGGCCGCGGTCTCCTCCGGCTCGACCTCGACGGTGACCGCCTCCAGGGTGGAGGGTCGGGTGGCCCGCGCGTAGGCCAGCGCGCGCATGGTGGGCAGGTGCAGCCGGGACACCAGGACGATGGCGTGCACCCGGGAGGGCAGCGCGCGGGCCGCGGCCAGGTCGGGCACCTGCAGGTCGCGGGCCACGCCGTCGTAGTGCCGCCGGATGGTCGTCATCAGCACGAACAGGACCGACATCAGCACCAGGGTGATCCAGGCGCCGTGGGTGAGCTTGGTGGCCAGCACGATGACCAGGACGACGCCGGTCAGGCACAGGCCCACGAAGTTCACCGCCCGGGAGCGGCGCATCCGGGTCCGGGCGGCCGGGTCGGTCGCGACCCGCAGCCGGCGGGTCCAGTGCCGCACCATGCCGGTCTGGGAGACCGTGAAGGAGATGAACACCCCGACGATGTAGAGCTGGATGAGCCGGGTGACCTCGGCGTCGAACAGGACGATGAGGAGGGCGGCGGCCACCGCGAGGGCGATGATGCCGTTGGAGAAGGCCAGCCGGTCCCCGCGGGTGTGCAGCTGGCGCGGCAGGTAGCCGTCCCGGGCCAGGACCGAGCCGAGCACCGGGAAGCCGTTGAAGGCGGTGTTGGCGGCGAGCACGAGGATGATGCCGGTGACCGCGGTGACCAGGAAGAACAGCACCGGCACGCCGTCGAAGACGGCGGCGGCGATCTGACCGATGACCGGGTCCTGCCGGTAGCCGGTCACCGGGGCGCCGTCGAGGGTGAGCTGGCGGGCCGGGTCCTGGACGAACCGCACGCCGGTGCGTCCGGCGAGGAACAGGATGGACAGCAGCATGGTCGCCGAGATCGTGCCCAGGAGCAGCAGCGTGGTGGCAGCGTTGGCCGACTTCGGCTTGCGGAAGGCCGGCACCCCGTTGCTGATGGCCTCCACGCCGGTGAGCGCCGCGGAGCCGGAGGAGAACGCCCGCAGCACCAGGAACGCCCCGGCCAGGCCGGTCAGGCCCTGCTCGTGGGAGACGTCCGGGGAGATCTCGAAGCCGGCGGAGGGCGCCGGGTGCAGGGTGCCGGTGGCGGCCTGGATGAAGCCGGCCACCGCCATCAGCCCGATCGCGCCCATGAACAGGTAGACCGGGATGGCGAAGCCGGTGCCGGCCTCCCGCACGCCGCGCAGGTTGAGCAGGGTGAGGACGACGACGACGCCCACCGCGATCGCCACCTCGTGGCCGGCGGTGGCCGGGACCGCGGCGGCGAGGTACTGCACCCCGGAGGAGACGGACACCGCGACGGTCAGCACGTAGTCCACCAGCAGGGCCGCGGCGACGGTCAGCCCGGCCCGGGGCCCGAGGTTGTCGGTGGCCACCTCGTAGTCCCCGCCGCCGGAGGGGTAGGCGTGCACGGTCTGCCGGTAGGAGGCCACCACCGTCACCATGACGACGACGACGGCGAGCCCGACCC contains:
- a CDS encoding APC family permease — its product is MPQIAGAFKRMLVGRPMRSERLGGTLLPKRIALPVFASDALSSVAYAPDEVLLTLALAGTAALTVSPWVGLAVVVVMVTVVASYRQTVHAYPSGGGDYEVATDNLGPRAGLTVAAALLVDYVLTVAVSVSSGVQYLAAAVPATAGHEVAIAVGVVVVLTLLNLRGVREAGTGFAIPVYLFMGAIGLMAVAGFIQAATGTLHPAPSAGFEISPDVSHEQGLTGLAGAFLVLRAFSSGSAALTGVEAISNGVPAFRKPKSANAATTLLLLGTISATMLLSILFLAGRTGVRFVQDPARQLTLDGAPVTGYRQDPVIGQIAAAVFDGVPVLFFLVTAVTGIILVLAANTAFNGFPVLGSVLARDGYLPRQLHTRGDRLAFSNGIIALAVAAALLIVLFDAEVTRLIQLYIVGVFISFTVSQTGMVRHWTRRLRVATDPAARTRMRRSRAVNFVGLCLTGVVLVIVLATKLTHGAWITLVLMSVLFVLMTTIRRHYDGVARDLQVPDLAAARALPSRVHAIVLVSRLHLPTMRALAYARATRPSTLEAVTVEVEPEETAALRAAWEEADLPIPLTVLDSPFREITRPVVDYVRSVRRASPRDLVVVFVPQYVVNHWWEQVLHNQSALRLQGRLLFTPGVVMASVPYQLHAVEPLFEDRRA